The nucleotide sequence CGTGGCACAGTGTAAACCAAAAGTAACCAAAACATGTTTCTAGCATCACCAACAGGCGGGAACAAAAGCAAGAAGAGGGAAAAAGCGGCAAATCATTGTACAACCTggaaaaaaaaccccaaaatatgaagaaaacaaagggTGAAACGGGAAGGCCACTGTTAATGAAGAATAATCTTCACCAGCTTTTAGAAGAGAGTAAATTGGAAAATTCTAACTCTCTTTCAAATTTGatccatttttgtttttttaataaaaaattgtgaaaactaTATCTAAAGGATAATGTACCAAATGTGCACCATTTTACCAGGGAATGTTTTCAAACTATGTCAAACACACCATTTTACTTAAATGTAAAACAgtcgtcttcttctttctcctttagATTTGTAGAATACCAGAAAACTCTACAGCCCCGCTCCTCTTCTCATCCACCTTGTGTCCAGACTTGAATGGTTGTCATGGCTGTCTCTGACATTTCAAGAGCCCAGtgcgaaatttataaaaatgccctttttaagagaaattaaaaattgaactttgtggttctttttctttaacaaaaaatttatcaatagcTCGTTTTGAGACTGAGTCTGTTGTTcgactttatttttctttggtgTACCCAAATGAATATTTTCTAGTTAGTACCATCTTTTATATCTCAAACTAGATCACAATTAAATTAGACTAAGTATGAACAATAAAACCTGATAGTTCGCAATACACGTGCATctagtgggttttttttttttttttttactctccTCTTGCTATGATGATTACTTGATTAATTTTTATGAGTTTTGCCCtaaatgtacaaaaaaaaaattcaatattaataaaaaatacctAAATCTTCCAATTCCAACTTAATATACTTGAACTAgtaaatatcttactttattcaAAGTCTGCACCACTCTAATTACTTTAGTTGTCTTCGTGATTTGGAAAATTTTCTTCAATGacatgaaattatgaattaggTTTTGGTGGTTTATGTAGGAAAAGGATActcttcggatcctctttgtggagATTCGGGGGGATCAATTAATCATGTCCATTCATTGTACAttatgcggtcagaaatcatttaaaatttaatataaatagtacttaacgaaaactgaccgcacgatatatgatgaatggACATGATTTATTGATCCCTTGCTTATGTAGGCTTGTAGGTTCTGGCTTGTGGGCCCactagcatatatatatatatatatatatatatatatttgcctTTGATTAGCTTCTAGCTTGTAGCTTCTGGCTTGTCGGATCCTTTTCTTGGGGATCCTAGGATCCCATGATCGTGATCATTCATCATACATTATGCGGTTAGTTTTTGTtgggtactatttatatttaattttaaattttaaattttgaaatgattttttatcacacgatatatgatgaacgtcACGATCATGGGATCCTTAGGATCCCCAGGAAAAGGATCCAGCGAGGATCCTttttcgtgtgtgtgtgtgtgtgtgtgtgtataatattATTTCATATGTTACCCGATTAGATAGAAAACTATTTTAGGACCCTGTGCCAAGAAACCAATGACTCCGCCTCAACGCCGGCTATGCCTCGGAGGTTCTCATAGCACTTTATCCGAGCTTCTGGCTTGTCCCAGAACCACCCAGGTTAGATTTTCCcctgggtacattcatcaaaattaactaaaaatatattgtaccaaaacatgatACCTTTTTCAAAACcacaccacaaaaaaaaaaaaaaaggtttaattaggtttaataacatttttaaatttctccgaataaacttgacatggatacattctcaaaatGACGAAATAGattgtacccatataagtttaaaaaacgAATTAGACAAAAACTAaatgaattttatattaaacaataggtacattttatattaaaaatgacatatttttcatataacaaattggtatatctAAAAAAATTGGCATATTATGTATCATTTAACAATGGGtatatttaagattaaaaaaaaattacaagaacTATATAAATGGGCACAtttatataagattaaaaattaaaaatgtttttataaaaaaattaatgggcACAAACttatactaatttatttttctattttggaaatgttttgagttgaaaattaattaggagtttaataagggtgtgagtattaaaactttaaatcaattactaattttcattttaaaaattatgtaacttgtATGTAAGTTCATTACGATATTAATGCTAAGAACTTCgattaaaaatctaaaaattaattaataaggtCTTAGTAAATGAACATTAGTAGCTATGAATTGGAACTAATTTTTCCTTTCATATTTCTACAAATATTTACCTAGCGGCACGTGACTGCTAACTCCAAATTGTAATTGGAAGAGTGACAGCGGTAATCGACTTTAGGGGTTCCAAGGAAGTTGCTTTTTTCATTCTCTTCAACTTCGTATTTTTGTCCCTTGTTTCCTCTGTTAAGGTTCCATGCCCTCCTGCAAGTCCTTCCTCGCCTCCTTCTATTCTAAAGGAGCAAGCCAAATGCCCGAGAGATGCCCTTAAGTTTGGTGTTTGTGGGACTTGGTTTGGGTCTCGCAGGTCTTGAGCTGCATTGTGTCTCTGCACTGCTATATTAAGACTAATGTCTTAGGAATTATCAAGCTCGATGTTCTTGTTGCTCTCAGTTTGTTTGTTAATGCATGTCGCGGGAATGTGCCACAAGGCTTTGTCTGTGCTTAAAAAGAACTCATCGATCTCTACCTAGATCTGAATGAATCACTGTATTACATGTACTCAATACTTATTCAtactttttgttaatttgttctCGAAATAAACCAGATTCAGCTAGCTGTGTAATTTTACATGCATGATAGACCTAGCCAAAAGTTTATTTAAAATGACTCATGTACGGAAGGCAGGCTCACGCTTTTCACCGATGGTAATTCTACTACGGTATATAAACGGAGGGAATGACTTTCACATGTCATTTCTTTTCCCATGCACACTTGGTTTAAATCTGatctttgtattaaaaaataaaaattaagggaTATAAATAAACAGAGGTAAAAGTGAGCAAAAGTCATTTCGCTAAATGAAAATGTTCTTTGCCAGACTTATTTTGTCGAATACTGTTTAATgttattatatttgattttagaTCACATATTCCAAGCACCATATtaacttttttctttattagttGTTGAAATGAGGAGAAATATATATCTGAATAATCAATAATACAAAACCACCAGCATGGCGCTTTTTCGCAATGGCAAaaggaaataaatgtttatgtaCTCTGATGCAAGTTCGACCCCAACCAATCTCCCTCCCAtctaacatttaacaatttaaccaACTAATGTTATCATTttgtaaataataataaaaacataaatacaAAACCACCAATGCTCAAAGACTAAAAAGAtaataagtttttaatttaaaggGAAATACAAGAAACATATAAGAATGTTCCGTGGTCCAATATCCTAAAGGATAGGTGTTGAGTTTCTACCCATGCATCTTGGGTTCAAAACTCCCCCAAttccctaaattattgtaatagtttcaaaccCTTTCCTCTCTTAATTTTATTTCCTGGAGGGAACATTTCACATCAATTACATTTTAAAGGAAACGTGCACAATTTATATTAATGCAACCAAACCCAAAGCTGTGGAATTAGTGCAGTAGCATCCATGAAGATGAGAAGATTATGCCTCTTAGGTGCATTGGAAGCCTTTCGGGACAGACTTGCCGCAGTAATTCAAAAGCAAGCCTAAGGAGACTGGCACATCAAGATTGATGCCCAAAACGTTGGCCTTAATGGCAGTGCAAAGGCACACAGCAGCTTCAAGATCGGCAAGTCCACCAACGAGGCTACAGCATGGGGTCTTTGGTGGGGTCCCCACAACAATGTTCACCAAGTCATTTAACAAGTTGCCACATACCCCTAGCTTAAGGACGTCCTTAGGGCAAGAGGCTTCAGCTGGAGGGCTTGCGGGAGGGTAAGAGGCTTCAGATAGAGGACTTGCGGAAGGAGAACTTGTTGGAGGGCAGTAGGCTCCATCTGGTGGGCTTGCAGGAGGAGAGCTTGCAGGGGTAGAGCTTGCGGGAGGAGAGCTTGCGGTAGGAGAGCTAGCGGGAGGAGAGCTTGCGGGAGGAGAGCTTGCGGGAGGAGAGCTTGCGGGAGGAGAGCTTGCGGGAGGAGAGCTTGCAGGAGGAGAGCTTGCGGGAGGAGAGCTTGCGGTAGGAGAGCTTGCGGGAGGAGAGATTGCGGGAGGAGAGCTTCCGGGAGGAGAGCTTGCGGGAGAAGAACTTGAAGGAGGAGAGCTTGCGGGAGGAAAACTTGCAGGAGGAGAGCTTGCGGGAGAAGAACTTGAAGGAGGAGAGCTTGCGGGAGGACAACTTGCAGGAGGAGAGCTTGCGGGAGGAGAACTTGCGGGAGGAGAGCTTGCAGGAGGAGAGATTGCGGGAGGAGAGCTTCCGGGAGGAGAGCTGGCGGGAGGAGAGCTGGCGGGAGGAGAGCTGGCGGGAGGAGAGCCTTCGGGAGGAAAGCTTGCAGGAGGAGAACTTGCAGGAGGGAAACTTGTGGGTGGAGAGCTTTCGGGAGGGGAAGGGCAACGAGTTGCGCTGACTGTAGTGAAAAACAAGAGGTTAAGGGAGAGCAGAAGAGCAATGGTTGCAACTGCCTTAGAAGAAGCCATTTTTTGAACTAGATACTGATACTCCTTAGGAAGTGACTGATTGATCATATGCTTCCCGGAGGAGTTTTTAGGTGGTGGATATGCTGAACAGAATTAAGCTGGGGTATTTATAGCATTTGTACCATTATTGGAATCAAAATGTGTAAAAGAAAACCATGTGATCACGCAGTATAGTGTTTTGGATCCACCTGTCACTTGCTGCCTGCGGTGCGACGTGGAGAGTAAGGCCATTTCAACTTTTTTACATACTTGTATTATGTGCTTAATTTCTAATATACAGCACCAAAACAAAAAGGACGCCTTGTTATTACTTGGCACAAAATAATTCTAAGCCTCTTAGTTTTTAGTGTCCTAGTTTGGCCAAAATGTTTCGAAGAATCAAGGGAAAGATATGTAGCAGCCGACATCGATCTCAAGTGTGAAAAAATGGCTTCTAAAAATTAGTGCGGGCGTTATAAAAATTAGGGTTCTTTAGATATAACCCCTTGAAACTcctatttttcaaataaaaatccatctaaatttaaacattcaaataaaatccaaatttcaaatagacTGCCATGTAGATAAATATATGACCAACTATTACAATACATTTACAACTTATGTCACAAAATCCTAATTTGATCAATAAACGTTATTACTCATCCTAATTATGATGAGCAATTAAATCCATATGGATATTTTACCTTTCTTGATTCATAACTATTagcaacatatataaattaatttaccaaattaaaaaaagacaTATCTTGTACggaaataatattgtttgaataatgtaattacctacatacaaattaatttacctacttataaaatattgtacttATTTACCTTCATTTTGAATCATGTAATAACCTACatacaaatattatactaatttacctacttattaaattaatttacctattaaaaaaatagtgataTTAGATATTAATGCTCGAATGTTGTGGGTTTGTGCTTGTAGGCaattaaataaacttttaatctaatgcacataaatcatgtaggtaaattagaccATTTTGAAAGTAAATTAGActctttaaattttggtttgatggAATAGGTAAATTAGACTATTTTGTAGGTATTGCGCCGAACATAtagcttttgttttgtgtattaGGGATTGGAGTATTAGCCGAAGTTGTTTTAGGTTTATTGTTGTGTTGGTAGGTAAATTAACTTATATATTTAATgcacaaaattatgaaattggtattattatttttcaatcgGTACGTTATAACAATTTGATAGTTAATACATTGAATATACAATGAATAGCatgaattattttgtaaaatatataacattaaTTAAATGGATATGGCAAGTAACTGATCCAAAAACCCTATCCAAGTATTAATAGGGGTAGTTTAGGCAATCGGAAAATACATAATTTGAAAAGTCAAAATTAGTGAAAGAATTTCTTTAGTTGGAGTCAATGTGCtttattcaagaaaacaaaaagagatCGGTTTTAGTATAGAAAAATATAGTTTCAAGGGGTAATAACAAATTTTCGGTAAAAATTAGTAAACCAACAAATACGGACTGATAAGAATCTGAACTGAAAAACAATTCATCTAACTTAAACCTTCCACGATTCAATTCTACTTGCCCACTAGCTTCATATGTTTGTCCAGCTTCTTGTCAAGAAAGGGATTATATCCAACTTGTTTGATATTCATCTCGTTTTTAGTTTTCCCTTTTGCATTTGAGATATGGGTACAGTATATTGGAGAAAAGAACAAGGGTGTGAAGAAATAAAGaataatgaacaaaaataaaatcataaaaacgaaaacaacataaaacacttttgtttttagttttgaaacTGTGTGTCTTTTTCCATTTATTTCTTCTACATCCTCTGTATCTCTTATTTCTCTCATATATTTTCCCTACCATCATTCCTCCATTatatctctcatttctctcataTATTTTCCCTACCATCATTCCTCCATTATATCTCTCATTTCTCCCATCCCCTAGCATCAATCCTCCACTATACCTCTCATTTCTCttatataaaaactaaaaaaaaaaaaaaaacaaaaaacaaagtggTTATCAAAGGAAGAAGCTCTGCTTCCACAAATCTCAGATGTTCTAGGCATTACACTTATCAGAAAACACCAAAAGTACCGACCTCAATTTTGGAATGGCTGCTTACCACACGCGCTTATCTAGTATCTGGCCAGATAATAATGTGGAGCAGAAGCATTCAGCTATATATCGGCCTCAGGATTGGAAAGGATAAAACCTAATGAAATATGAAAAGCGTTGCTTTGAAGGAGCCATGGATTTAACATAGCCATTGAACAtggtgttatttttattttattttttcttttaacatgGTGTTAATTTATTAGGGCTTAAACAACATGATTTTTGgattataatatgaatggttttATAATCCTGAATTCGATCCTTCTTATAAAACACGTAGACACATCGTCTGCAATGATCTCCATACATGTATAGGTTTTGCTTTTATTTACAAGCTTGCCATTCTTTTCTTACCCATTGTCAGTTGTAATGCTAGATAATTGTATCCCGTACATGGCAATTTTAATGCTAAGTCAATtctcaaagagaaaagaaatatCTATAATCAATTAACGCCATATTTATTGTacaaggataatgttagggagattaaatttgtaaactaaaaaaTGTGTCACCATTAGAAATAAACATGTTTATgaatgtttaagtaataaactaaTTATCAACTTGCATGTTCTTTAATTTCCAAAACTgtatctataaatttagtcttcctatcATTACCCATATTGTACAAATACCATTCTAGTTTCACGTGACACTGGGGATTTACATTTGTATGGTAAATTTTTGTATTGTACAATATTTAGGTACGACAGTTTAGGTCCATTAATTTAGTTGCAAATATTTTGCTTAACTACCTTAGTCATTAGTTTCATTTGTATGACAAAGTTTTgtattgcatgtatttatatttgTTTGGGCACTTTAATTTATGAGTATttgtatataaaatataaaataaaaataaaaaaagaggcGATACGTGACATGTGACATAGTAATAATAAGATAAAACAAGCTGATTAATTTGAAAATGTATGGAAGGCATGTCCGGTTGGTCCTtcaatagggtaaattacacaaaacattCCTTAAAGTTTATTCAATTTTCTCAGAATTCCGTCACGTTTGATAAGTAACACTAACATCCATTGaggttttaattcactttcacaaATTAGTAAAAAAATCAGTCTATAAAAAGACAAATACgcttataattaattaattaaacaaaataaaaattacccaagacattaaaataaaaaacaataaatgaaaaatcctATTGGAATCCAAACATCTAACTTTATGTTTGTTTTTACAGTACCACCACCCACAAACCCATTCCCTTCATTTCCAGCAACCCCCTCCTGATCTTCTTCTTGATTGAACAATCCCAAAGGTTTGAACAAAAGAGATGGCGATGTCGACAAGAACATTTTCTAGAAAGTACGAATTTAAGATAGATCGAGTGAAAGAGATGTTGATGTCGacaagaaaatttcaaaatgaaAGAGCTAGCGATGTCGTTATTGGATAAGAAACATGAACAGAGTGGGTAGCGGAGAATTGGCGGTGCTCTCCAGTTTCATGAAGAAAATCGctctttttcatcttcttctagtgtaattaacccatatattaatttatgCTTGCTTTAGTTCCAACCCCTGTTGATTTTAATGAAAGCCATGAGATGATGAGAGTGCTTGGATCTCCTGCACTAGAACCGTTAATAGTTAATAGTTGTAGCCCATATCATTCATTATTAATTCTCAACAAATAAAATCTCTGCGGGCAGCATATAATTACTCCCAAATGAAATTGATTTTATATGCTCATGCTCATGGCCTCTCCCCACCCCAGTTCAAGACCAAAATGTCAAGGAGTGTTGGGCGGGATTGAGGTGGTTGAAAGCGACAGAGAGGAGAGGAGTCGTCTTTTGGTGGCAGCATTATTTTTTGGAAGATGTCGGctggaaatggaagagaaataaGATCCGtagggtttttttaatttttgttaacattttttaatttttaagtaatTAAGGAGGGTGTatgtgtgacagcccgtccaggacttttcgtaccgtaggggtgaaatgacggttttacccctagtatgtttgttttggtgtgtggtcgtttttggaatttggttggttgattttggaccacaGACACACACCacactcatttctctctctctgccctaTCCCGAGTCCCTCTCACTCTCCCTTTCCTATCTTCTTCGTACGGACAACACCAAAAAcctttgaaatcttcacggattgaggaaacaaactacatatttgtgctcgtgaggtccttaggagttcaaccatacccatttcaggtaagggaacCTTCATTTTCATGTCGAACCCGAGAGGTGTAAAtcggggtactgttcatgcacacggtaattcttatgtttttgggaatttcaagcttgtaggaagcttggtgaggtccttaggaggctcggggtggttcgtttgaaggttttggacgtcgtgattgtgagttgcaggtttggccggagttggtggtgtttttctGGCGAGATTctgttggttttagtgcttgaaagtggtaaggatttgttcctcttgttgtaagtttcattttggtaccaattttgtgaaatttggatgaaaaacgaatGAGATATCAAGTTTAGAAATTTTCCCGGTTTTTCGACActggcgacggcgccggaggttAGCTGGAGAagatgatggaatattccgtcagtttggacgaaatattcctaacggcgttaacggaatattcctgacggtgttaactgacgccgtcaatGTGCCAGGTacatgcctgcgcgtgggcgacgcgtgtggctgtgccttggccggcgcgtgggggcgcgtgcggtgtcagaaaattattttaaaaatatggggatgttcgtgaggttgagtagatcacgttggtgtattcatacaccccatttgagcattgtatgagaagttatttcgtaatattggttatgtgctttaaaattaacgtttttatagttgtttcgcatataggtgagacctatcccgaggacgagcgcagtcactcgggGCAAGGGGGTTACTACCCTTCtacatactagtgagtgggcttttggttttccgtatatacctatatacttgtgtttttccaaggaagtgaaatgaaacgttcatacgtttatatgccatgcattattgTTTGCCCGTTTAatgatgcattattagttgcatagatatatatatgtttggtgttgcggacgcacaggtaagtgccaggtaagttatggtttatgtttatgcttagtagtgatttgagatgcatagagagcttaTAACCTGCACCCTCAGTGTTAGtactcccgcccagagttgggcacagtccttcacgtgatgttcagctcccgcaccacatgctcatcttggatccaagttaggtgc is from Pyrus communis chromosome 10, drPyrComm1.1, whole genome shotgun sequence and encodes:
- the LOC137748695 gene encoding 36.4 kDa proline-rich protein-like, translated to MINQSLPKEYQYLVQKMASSKAVATIALLLSLNLLFFTTVSATRCPSPPESSPPTSFPPASSPPASFPPEGSPPASSPPASSPPASSPPGSSPPAISPPASSPPASSPPASSPPASCPPASSPPSSSSPASSPPASFPPASSPPSSSSPASSPPGSSPPAISPPASSPTASSPPASSPPASSPPASSPPASSPPASSPPASSPPASSPTASSPPASSTPASSPPASPPDGAYCPPTSSPSASPLSEASYPPASPPAEASCPKDVLKLGVCGNLLNDLVNIVVGTPPKTPCCSLVGGLADLEAAVCLCTAIKANVLGINLDVPVSLGLLLNYCGKSVPKGFQCT